One part of the Streptomyces sp. AM 2-1-1 genome encodes these proteins:
- a CDS encoding SsgA family sporulation/cell division regulator — translation MLFLLVLRRRLAGFVALLGRPAPRPRDMRSRIDRSHADQPGTSARTRAVAGCGTPGSPPFWVPALLHVTDGRWAPVLIKLRYERDDPLAVEFVFHGPAGVMARWRFSRDLLLEGMDRIVGQGEVMIWPSAKNAPDRALFLRLGLEERQALLTVRRSPVQHWLSRTLTAVPVGQEMAEVDWDEEQRQLLRAV, via the coding sequence ATGCTCTTCCTGCTCGTTCTCCGTCGCCGGCTGGCCGGCTTCGTCGCGCTGCTCGGGCGTCCGGCGCCTCGCCCCCGAGACATGCGGTCGCGCATCGACCGTTCTCACGCGGATCAGCCGGGAACATCGGCGAGAACGCGGGCCGTGGCCGGCTGTGGCACGCCCGGGTCTCCTCCGTTCTGGGTCCCGGCGCTGCTGCATGTCACCGATGGACGCTGGGCGCCAGTCCTCATAAAACTGCGCTACGAACGCGACGACCCTCTGGCCGTCGAGTTCGTGTTCCACGGCCCGGCCGGGGTCATGGCCAGGTGGCGGTTCTCGCGCGACCTCCTGCTGGAAGGCATGGACAGGATCGTGGGACAGGGCGAAGTGATGATCTGGCCCTCTGCGAAGAACGCACCCGACCGCGCCTTGTTCTTGCGTCTTGGGCTCGAAGAGCGCCAAGCCCTTCTGACGGTACGCCGTTCGCCCGTCCAGCACTGGCTCTCCCGCACCCTCACAGCCGTTCCGGTCGGTCAGGAGATGGCAGAGGTCGACTGGGACGAAGAGCAGCGACAGCTTCTGCGCGCCGTGTGA